One stretch of Deltaproteobacteria bacterium DNA includes these proteins:
- a CDS encoding nucleotidyltransferase domain-containing protein, producing the protein MSTKAITRKKTNPGPVPGTQSPDLSWYTDVASKHKRVVHIKKLCARIAHEFKPEKIILFGSQAYGNPTSDSDIDLLIVMPYSGTALHKAGEILSHLQVWMPVDVIVRSAEDIKKRLSLGDRFMREVLERGKIMYEAADD; encoded by the coding sequence ATGTCGACCAAAGCCATTACCAGGAAAAAGACTAATCCAGGACCCGTGCCTGGAACTCAGAGCCCGGATCTTTCCTGGTATACAGATGTAGCCAGCAAGCACAAAAGAGTCGTACACATCAAAAAATTGTGTGCACGCATTGCGCACGAATTCAAACCGGAGAAAATCATCCTCTTCGGCTCTCAGGCGTATGGCAATCCAACCTCGGACTCGGACATTGACCTGCTGATTGTGATGCCGTACTCAGGCACGGCTCTTCACAAGGCTGGGGAGATTTTAAGCCATCTGCAAGTTTGGATGCCGGTAGACGTAATTGTCCGTAGCGCTGAAGACATTAAAAAGCGACTGAGCTTAGGTGATCGGTTTATGCGAGAGGTCCTTGAACGCGGAAAGATCATGTATGAAGCCGCAGACGACTGA